The Acidimicrobiales bacterium genome has a segment encoding these proteins:
- a CDS encoding citrate synthase, with translation MTSNSLTSDPTTSDPVTEPPLIEVPRGLKGVIAAETSIGEVQGRAGFYHYRQYSATDLVERRTLDEVWHLILEGRLPDDVEREAFRATVAEARATPLPAPVRDLLPALAGSGGAGPLDALRTAVSLLAASEGFAPVLDLDRDTIRAQGMRLVAAMPAMAAALHRVANGLEPLDPCPDLDWPADYLRMITGTTPPSTHARAIEQYLIATIDHGFNASTFTARVIASTGADLGAAITGAIGALSGPLHGGAPSRALDTLDAIGSPDRIDEWVRPRIESGERIMGFGHAVYETLDPRSEPLHRAARQMGGELVELAEQVEARVIELLNEFKPGRNLYTNVEYWAGVAMELAGVPRSLFTPTFATSRAIGWVAHVLEQVDDNKIIRPSARYIGPPAPAPLP, from the coding sequence ATGACCAGCAACTCCCTGACCAGCGACCCCACCACTAGCGACCCGGTCACCGAACCACCCCTGATCGAGGTGCCCCGGGGCCTCAAGGGGGTCATCGCCGCCGAGACCAGCATCGGCGAGGTCCAGGGCCGGGCCGGCTTCTACCACTACCGCCAGTACTCGGCCACCGACCTGGTCGAGCGCCGCACCCTCGACGAGGTCTGGCACCTCATCCTCGAGGGCCGGCTCCCCGACGATGTCGAACGAGAGGCGTTCCGGGCGACCGTCGCCGAGGCTCGCGCCACGCCACTGCCCGCCCCGGTGCGCGACCTGCTGCCCGCCCTGGCGGGATCCGGCGGAGCAGGCCCACTCGATGCTCTGCGCACCGCGGTGTCGCTGCTGGCGGCGTCCGAGGGTTTCGCACCGGTCCTCGACCTCGACCGCGACACCATCCGGGCACAGGGCATGCGGTTGGTCGCCGCCATGCCGGCGATGGCGGCGGCCCTCCACCGCGTGGCGAACGGGCTCGAGCCGCTCGACCCGTGCCCCGATCTCGACTGGCCCGCCGACTACCTGCGGATGATCACCGGCACCACACCCCCGTCGACCCATGCCCGGGCCATCGAGCAGTACCTCATCGCCACCATCGACCACGGGTTCAACGCGTCGACGTTCACGGCGCGGGTCATCGCCTCCACCGGAGCCGACCTGGGTGCGGCCATCACCGGCGCCATCGGGGCGCTGTCGGGCCCGCTCCACGGCGGTGCCCCCTCACGTGCCCTCGACACCCTCGACGCCATCGGTAGCCCCGACCGCATCGACGAGTGGGTCCGCCCGCGGATCGAGTCCGGAGAACGGATCATGGGGTTCGGCCACGCGGTGTACGAGACGCTCGATCCCCGCTCCGAACCCCTCCACCGGGCCGCTCGACAGATGGGGGGTGAGCTGGTCGAGCTCGCCGAGCAGGTCGAGGCCCGGGTCATCGAGCTGCTGAACGAGTTCAAGCCCGGCCGCAACCTCTACACCAACGTCGAGTACTGGGCCGGCGTCGCCATGGAGCTCGCCGGGGTTCCCCGCTCCCTCTTCACCCCGACCTTCGCCACCAGCCGGGCCATCGGCTGGGTCGCCCACGTGCTCGAACAGGTGGACGACAACAAGATCATCCGTCCGAGCGCCCGCTACATCGGCCCACCGGCGCCGGCCCCGCTTCCCTGA
- a CDS encoding citrate synthase family protein yields the protein MTKDDFILTSQEAAARLGIKVETLYAYVSRGMLERRVAADGRTSLFSPADLDHLAGRRRRGPKPEGLEVVIDTALTSIDGHRLRYRGLDAVELAGRRSFEWVAEWLWTSATGEQVDPWTPSRKSADLIAAEVAGLPPSATVGDRLRVATAVAGATHSLRHDLRPEAVVRAARRLIATMVDALPVHQHLLPPALEVEDEPTRGDAIAVRLWPRLGSQPATPELITTLNAALILLADHELAASTLAARVAASTRADPYGVVGTGLGVLSGSLHGTASIPVHRLLNEVSEAGLDRTGAIVSEHLRHASSVPGFGHPLYPDGDPRAVALLDLVRRSGAAADRVATVDAVHDVMAEDAPADPNVDFGLAALAHVAGFSVGTGEAVFAVARAAGWIAHAIEEYAESGNRFRARARYLGPRPQGPPG from the coding sequence ATGACCAAGGACGACTTCATCCTCACGTCGCAGGAGGCAGCGGCCCGGCTCGGCATCAAGGTCGAGACCCTCTATGCCTATGTGAGCCGCGGGATGCTCGAGCGGCGGGTGGCCGCCGACGGTCGCACGAGCCTGTTCAGCCCCGCCGACCTCGATCACCTGGCCGGCCGACGGCGTCGGGGACCCAAGCCCGAGGGGTTGGAGGTGGTGATCGACACCGCCCTGACCTCGATCGACGGGCACCGCCTGCGCTACCGGGGCCTCGATGCGGTCGAGCTGGCGGGTCGTCGCTCCTTCGAGTGGGTCGCCGAGTGGTTGTGGACCTCCGCGACAGGGGAGCAGGTCGATCCGTGGACACCCAGTCGCAAGTCGGCCGATCTGATCGCCGCCGAGGTGGCCGGACTGCCTCCCAGCGCCACCGTGGGTGATCGGCTGCGCGTCGCGACCGCCGTCGCCGGCGCCACCCACTCGTTGCGCCACGATCTGCGACCCGAGGCGGTGGTGCGGGCGGCCCGCCGGCTGATCGCCACCATGGTCGACGCCCTCCCGGTCCACCAGCACCTGCTGCCCCCCGCACTCGAGGTCGAGGACGAACCAACGCGTGGCGACGCCATCGCCGTCCGCCTGTGGCCCCGCCTCGGGTCCCAGCCGGCGACGCCGGAGCTGATCACCACCCTCAACGCCGCCCTCATCCTGCTGGCCGACCACGAGCTGGCAGCCTCGACCCTGGCCGCCCGGGTCGCGGCCTCGACGCGTGCCGACCCCTATGGGGTGGTGGGGACCGGACTCGGGGTCCTGTCGGGCAGCCTGCACGGCACCGCCAGCATCCCGGTGCATCGCCTGCTCAACGAGGTCAGCGAGGCCGGGCTCGACCGCACCGGGGCGATCGTGTCCGAGCACCTGCGCCACGCCAGCTCCGTCCCGGGGTTCGGGCACCCGCTCTATCCCGACGGCGACCCGCGGGCGGTGGCCCTGCTCGATCTGGTGCGGCGGTCGGGAGCGGCCGCCGATCGTGTGGCTACCGTCGACGCGGTGCACGACGTCATGGCCGAGGATGCCCCCGCCGATCCCAACGTCGACTTCGGGCTGGCCGCGCTGGCACACGTCGCCGGGTTCAGCGTTGGCACCGGAGAGGCCGTGTTCGCGGTGGCACGTGCCGCGGGCTGGATCGCCCACGCCATCGAGGAGTACGCCGAGTCCGGCAACCGGTTCCGTGCCCGGGCCCGCTACCTCGGTCCCCGGCCACAGGGCCCACCGGGATGA
- a CDS encoding crosslink repair DNA glycosylase YcaQ family protein: MSLRTLSLGQARRIALAAQGLARPSRAATRIDLRQLRSTFGRLGVVQIDSVNVLTRAHHLPFFSRLGAYDRDRLDRWLWQGDETWEYHAHEAAIVPLELHPLMRHRMEWFRDHFSLDAQALRFTRAVRDEVAERGPLAATELADGGKRTGPWWGLSRGKRAVRYLHRVGELGIAHRRTNFETVYDLPDRILPAPILAAESVDADEAHRALVRLAARAHGVGTAADLADYHRLRVAPARRALDSLVAAGELERVAVQGWSDQAYLDPEAPMPRRASGQALLSPFDPLVWFRPRVERLFGFHYRIEIYVPEPKRRYGYYVLPFLLGDELVARVDLKADRAAGVLRVQGAFAEPGGDPRRVAGPLADELTSMARWLGLDATVVADRGDLAHPLRSALSAGG; this comes from the coding sequence ATGAGTCTCCGCACGCTGAGCCTGGGCCAGGCTCGCCGGATCGCCCTGGCTGCCCAGGGGCTGGCCCGACCATCACGAGCAGCCACCCGCATCGACCTGCGACAGCTCAGGTCCACCTTCGGTCGGCTCGGCGTGGTCCAGATCGATTCGGTCAACGTGCTCACCCGCGCCCACCACCTCCCCTTCTTCTCCCGCCTGGGTGCGTACGACCGCGACCGTCTCGATCGATGGCTGTGGCAGGGCGACGAGACCTGGGAGTACCACGCCCACGAGGCCGCCATCGTCCCCCTCGAGCTGCACCCGCTGATGCGCCACCGGATGGAGTGGTTCCGGGACCACTTCTCGCTCGATGCCCAGGCGTTGCGCTTCACCCGGGCCGTACGGGACGAGGTCGCCGAACGAGGGCCACTGGCCGCCACCGAGCTGGCCGACGGGGGCAAGCGCACCGGGCCCTGGTGGGGTCTGTCCCGGGGCAAGCGGGCCGTCCGGTACCTCCACCGGGTCGGCGAGCTCGGCATCGCCCATCGCCGCACCAACTTCGAGACGGTCTACGACCTGCCGGATCGGATCCTTCCTGCCCCGATCCTCGCCGCCGAGTCGGTCGACGCCGACGAGGCACATCGCGCCCTGGTGCGCCTCGCTGCTCGTGCCCACGGCGTGGGGACGGCGGCCGATCTGGCCGACTACCACCGCCTACGGGTCGCTCCGGCCCGCCGGGCGCTCGACTCGTTGGTCGCCGCCGGCGAGCTCGAACGGGTGGCGGTGCAGGGATGGTCGGACCAGGCCTATCTCGACCCCGAGGCGCCGATGCCCCGCAGGGCAAGCGGGCAGGCCCTGCTCAGCCCCTTCGACCCGCTGGTCTGGTTTCGTCCGAGGGTCGAGCGGCTGTTCGGGTTTCACTACCGCATCGAGATCTACGTCCCCGAGCCCAAGCGGCGCTACGGCTACTACGTGCTGCCGTTCCTGCTCGGCGACGAGCTCGTGGCGCGGGTCGACCTCAAAGCCGACCGCGCCGCCGGGGTGCTACGGGTCCAAGGTGCCTTCGCCGAGCCCGGCGGCGATCCGCGTCGCGTCGCGGGGCCGTTGGCCGACGAGTTGACGTCCATGGCCCGGTGGCTGGGACTCGACGCCACCGTGGTCGCCGACCGGGGGGACCTCGCCCACCCCCTTCGTTCGGCGTTGTCGGCAGGCGGCTGA
- a CDS encoding nitroreductase family protein codes for MDFSTVVRTTGAVREFTDELIPDEVLHTILDHARFAPSGGNRQGWRVIVVRDAAIRRRLRELYQLSWREYVAHVAEGKVPFAPGPDRRWQGPAVDLEAARAAEAPNPFADQLDTVPVLMVVLVDLTQLAVLDNGLDRQSIVGGGSIYPFCHNIMLAARDQGYGGVMTTAICRQEDAVRELLGVPDPWAVASLVALGRPVKQVTRLRRAPVEEFTVADRFDGQAFDSQAFEV; via the coding sequence ATGGACTTCTCGACCGTCGTACGGACCACTGGTGCAGTGCGGGAGTTCACCGACGAACTGATCCCCGACGAGGTGCTGCACACCATCCTCGACCACGCACGGTTCGCCCCCAGCGGTGGCAACCGCCAGGGCTGGCGGGTCATCGTGGTGCGCGATGCCGCCATCCGCCGTCGACTGCGCGAGCTGTACCAGCTGTCGTGGCGCGAGTACGTGGCTCACGTGGCCGAGGGCAAGGTCCCGTTCGCTCCCGGTCCCGACCGGCGCTGGCAGGGCCCCGCGGTGGACCTGGAGGCGGCTCGCGCCGCCGAGGCCCCCAACCCGTTCGCCGATCAGCTCGACACCGTCCCGGTCCTCATGGTGGTGCTGGTCGACCTCACCCAGCTTGCGGTGCTCGACAACGGGCTCGACCGCCAGAGCATCGTCGGCGGCGGCTCGATCTACCCGTTCTGCCACAACATCATGTTGGCCGCCCGTGATCAGGGCTACGGCGGGGTCATGACCACCGCCATCTGCCGCCAGGAGGACGCCGTGCGCGAGCTGCTCGGTGTCCCCGATCCGTGGGCGGTGGCCTCGTTGGTGGCGCTGGGCCGGCCGGTCAAGCAGGTCACCCGCCTCCGGCGGGCTCCGGTCGAGGAGTTCACCGTGGCCGACCGTTTCGACGGCCAAGCCTTCGACAGTCAAGCCTTCGAGGTCTAG